GTGACCGGGACCGCCAGGAGTGGACAGCTActgcccggggggcgggggtggggccgcCGGGCAGCGCCTGCTCCTCCAGCCAGTGCCCCCGGCCCCAAGCGCAGTCAGTCCTGGCCAGCCCCGCCGGGCGCTGGCGGGCGGCGGGCAGCAGAGGGGAGGGCCCCTTACACCGAGTCCATCTCCAGGTCATCGTCTTCCTGAGAGAGCTGGAGGTAGGGGTTGTCGGAAGCGGGCCGGAACTTGTACCCCGTCAGGACGAAGAACACCAGCGTGGCCGTCTCGTCCAGGAGCTGCGGAGACCCCGAGGAAGGGGATGGGCCGGCGCGGGGGGCCCGGGACCCGCATCCCCACGAGTGACACAGCCTCggcagaccccccaccccacatctccCCAGGGCGCCGAGGGCCCCAGGAGGTGGCCCGTGCAGTGCTCACTGCGGCCCAGGCCCTGGTCAGTGCCTGGCCCGGCCCCCGGGTGCCGAGAGGGACCCGCCCGGCGCCCGGCAGACCTGGTAGAGCCATTTCCACTGGAAGGGCACGGCCAGCCGCAGCAGGAAGGCGATGATCCTGGTGAAGTAGATGTAGCACACGATctgcgaggggggggggggggcgaggggtcaGTGTGGACCCGgagggccggccccgccccccacagcagCCACCTGGCACCCCCGTCCCCAGGGCTGCGCCCAGCACCACCCTCACAGGAAGTGCCCGGCCAGGAGCCGCCCGGTGCAGTGACGCGGGGCCCTGACGGAGGGGCCGGGGGCCTCGGGCCAGGCCTCTGCGTCTCTCCGACAGCACAGGCCAGCGGCGCCCACCTCGCCCTCCAGGGCcaaggccccgcccagcccctcgacctccctctgcctccctggggtgtctgttttttttttttttgctttttgggtcacacccagcgatgcacaggggttactcctggctctgcactcaggaattactcctggcagtgcttgggggaccatatgggatgctggggatcgaacccgggtcggccgcgtgcaaggcgaatgccctccccgctgtgctattgctccagccccctccctggggtGTCTGGGTGAGGCTCAGGAGCACCCAGACTGCGAATATTCCAGAACCTTCTATTCTAACGGCTAAAGGCAAGGCCAGCCTCTGGTGCCAGAACACGGACTGACCCAGGTGTGACGGCCTGTGAGTCACAGGGACAGCGGAGAGGGGACAGGAAGGAGTGCTAGAGGGGACACTTCCCAGGGGACACGGGACaggcgggccggggaggggcaggTCAGCTGGTTTGGCCGTTTCCGTGATTTCTGCACTTAACACTGCCTGGCGCTGGAGACAGGCCAGCAGGGACGGTGCTTGCCCTGAACACGGCCCccgggaggggccctgagcacagaggcaggagcaactcctgagcaccccgcccccccaggctgGGCTGGTTCCCCAGGCACCCACGGCCACCCTGAAGGCCAGGAGTGGGGCCCTCCCGGCCCCACCCCTCGGCCGGGCTGAGTGGCCACCGggcccctgccctcccgcccccccgcccggcaCCGGCAGGTTCTGGCCTGTCCCCACTCACCAGGACGTAGTAATGCCGGAAGAGCTTCAGCTTGGCGAGGTTGATGGCAGCTGGGGGGGGACACGGGAGAGCCGCTCAGCGGGGCTGCCCGCGGGCCGGGAGCAGAGGCCGGGCCCCAGCAGGGCGCTGCCCACCGGGGACCCAGGATCGGGAAGGGCCCCCCACGCCTCAGTCTCCCTCGACACTGGCAGGGCTGCCCCGGGGCCCGGCGAGCGGACGCAGCTGTCCAAGGGGGTGCGCGGGGCCCCTGGCCGGCCGGCGCCTGGCCCTGTCCCACAAGGCGCCAGCAGGCAGCAGCGTGACCCCCACACGGCACAACCCCGGGGTCGTGAGTGGCGGCGGCTCCGCGGGCTctgccaggccccctccccccctccccgcctcggcCCTGGAAACGCGCGTCTCGTGGGTGGCAGGAAATGATGTGTGTCGTGGCGGGTGGATTCTGGAAGCAGCCTCGGGCTGTTTGTCGGCGTCTCCGTGGCAGCTGGCAGTGTCCTGGCATGCCCGTGGCGGTGCCCGTGAGCCACGGAGGCGTGGCTGGCACGAGCACGCGGTGCCTCGCCCCCTGCGCCGTGcaagtgtgtgttgtgtgtgtgtgttgtgtgtgtgtgttgtgtgtgtgtgttgtgtgtgtgtgttgtgtgtgtgtgtgttgtgtgtgtggggggggggttcctgcCACCGCACTGCCGTCTCCCAGGAAAGGGCAGGACGACTGAGTCAGGCCAGACCCCCAGGGAGGTCCTGGGCCTCCTCGAGGCTCTGCTCCGTGCCGGGCACGAGGGTGAGCGGGAGGCCAGGAAACCCTCCCCGCGTCCAGGCCTGGCGGCCCCGACCTGCACCTCAAACCCCACCCGGCACCGTGTGCAACGGGCCTGACGGCCGAGAGGCTCGCTGACCCGGCAGCCCGCGGCCTTCTCCTCCCCGAGCACGGCCGTGTGGGCGCGCACCTGTGACAGGCCCCGGGAAGCCGGGTGTCACGCGTGTGGCAGGCGTGTGCAGGGCGGCGGCCACACGGCTCAGGAAGAGCGAGAGGCGGAGAACGCGCCCAGGCCCCTCCCGAGAGCCAGGGCCGGGCCCTCGGCAAAGCGGTGCCCACCGCCCATCAAGGGCCGCCAGGTCGCGCCTGCGGGTCCCCAGACCCTCGAGGGCCAGCGGCCACAGGGCCGCCAGCGTGCAGGGAAGCAGTGGGGCGCAGGACACGGGACACCGGGGCCAGCGGCACGCAGGGGCAGGTCAGCCGCGGGCTGCCGGAGGAGCCCAGCGAGCCCGAGCCCAGCTGGGGGGTGCCCGCATCCCTGCCCTGGACACCGCGGCCACGGCTCGGCCCCGGCACACAAGGGCCCTGCAGTACGCGGGCAGCGGCCCTTCCTCCCCGCGGAGACAGGCCCCGGCCGGGCCACTTCCTGCCACCAGCCTCCTCTCCGTGGAAGGGCCGCTGCCGCCACCTGGTGGACACGCAGGAGCGCGCGCCACGCGGGGGTCTGTCCTCGCCACACAGGGCGCAGGGAGTTACGGGCGACCCCAGTACTCTGGCACACAGTGCTCCCCAGACAGAAGCCCAGCCCGAGGCGGTCCCCTGGGCAGGCGTGAAGGGGCCCAGCCCCCACCGCCCCGGCGGCCATGCCCACGGCTGGACCCTCCCTCCCGCGGGCTCCGCTCCCCGCCCAGACGGCGGGCGTGGCGCCAAGCCGCGAGCCATCCCCCACTCGGGGTGAGGCAGAGAAGAGGGTCCCAGCGGGCAGGTCCCGGGAAGGAGGatctggggtgcccagggccaggcctcCGGGAGGGGCGCCAGGAGGGCAGCGGGAGGCCAGTACCCACCTGCCTCCCAGGCAgcgcagggggtggggtgagggcccAGGGCCGGGCACCCTTGGCCAGGGCAGCCTGTGCCCACCGCACCCGCCGCCACCTGAGGATGGGCACCGCTGCAGCCCTGGGAGAGGCTGGCCCGGTGCTTCGCACACTGGTTCTGACCAGCCAGGCCAGGGCTATTTTGGACAGCGTCAGTCAGCCAGAAAGCAGTCTGCACACGGCccctctctcagctctgcacacggcccctctctctccagctctgcccacggcccctctctctccagctctgcacacggcccctctctcagctctgcacacggcccctctctcagctctgcacacggcccctctctccagctctgcccacggcccctctctctccagctctgcacacggcccctctctcagctctgcacacggcccctctctcagctctgcacacggcccctctctctccagctctgcccacggcccctctctctccagctctgcacacggcccctctctcagctctgcacacggcccctctctcagctctgcacacggcccctctctctccagttctGCCCACGGCCCCTCTCTCTCCAGGTCTGCACACCGCCCCACTCTCCAGCTCTGCACACGGCccctctctcagctctgcacacggcctctctctcagctctgcacaTAGCCctctctctcagctctgcacaTAGCCCTCTCTCAGGTCTGCACAcgcctctctctccagctctgcccacggcccctctctcagctctgcacacgcctctctctccagctctgcccacggccctctctcagctctgcacacCGCCCCACTCTCCAGCTCTGCACACGGCctctctctcagctctgcacacagTCCTCTCTCAGGTCTGCACAcgcctctctctccagctctgcccacggcccctctctcagctctgcacacggcccctctctcagctctgcacacggcccctctctctccagctctgcccacggcccctctctctccagctctgcacacggcccctctctcagctctgcacacggcccctctctcagctctgcacacggcccctctctccagctctgcccacggcccctctctctccagctctgcacacggcccctctctcagctctgcacacggcccctctctcagctctgcacacggcccctctctctccagctctgcccacggcccctctctctccagctctgcacacggcccctctctcagctctgcacacggcccctctctcagctctgcacacggcccctctctctccagttctGCCCACGGCCCCTCTCTCTCCAGGTCTGCACACCGCCCCACTCTCCAGCTCTGCACACGGCccctctctcagctctgcacacggcctctctctcagctctgcacaTAGCCCTCTCTCAGGTCTGCACAcgcctctctctccagctctgcccacggcccctctctcagctctgcacacgcctctctctccagctctgcccacggccctctctcagctctgcacacCGCCCCACTCTCCAGCTCTGCACACGGCctctctctcagctctgcacacagTCCTCTCTCAGGTCTGCACAcgcctctctctccagctctgcccacggcccctctctccagctctgcacacggcccctctctccagctctgcacaCCGCCCCACTCTCCAGCTCTGCCCTCCAGCCTCAGCTCCTGAAGTGACCCCCACACCCACCAACGGAACCAACAGGCATCGCCTGAGCCGcggccagccccccacctccaccccctgtgCCGGAATCTCCAGCAAACCCCCCTCCGTGGCGGGTGCGAGGAGGGCTCGGAAGGGGGGGACTTGCCTTTCCCGTCGGTGGCTGACGCTTCTTGTAAGTGTCTGATGGACCTGGAAACAAtcaggggagggcggggctcaGCCGCCGGGTCGGGCccaaggcaggggggagggggtggctccCCCCACAGCCCTTCCCGCGGCGGCCCtgcagaggcgggggaggggcggacaGCCCCCAGGTCCTGGGACGGGGCCACGGGGCACATGGGAGGGTCACGTGCCGCCTCCTGTTGCCCAGGACTGGGCAGgaaggggccggggccggggctctCACCAGACCACCGGGAAGAGGATGGCCCCGCAGCACAGCAGGTCCACCAGGAAGAGCGAGTCCTTCCACAGCCCGTACTCCGTCGTGCCCTCCTCCGTGGACTCGATGATGATGTAGGCCACGTTGGCCAGCACCTGCGCACACAGCGGCCGGGAGCTCGGGGGGAGCCcggggggagcccaggggccacAGGCCCCGACCCACAGCCATCGCTCTGTTTCCAGTCCCATCtgctcttccagaactttctcctcTCCTACTGACCAGCAGCGTCAGGCCAGAGAACAGAGACGCTCACAGGGCCGGACACAGGCTccgcaggcaggaggcctgggcgcGACCCTGGTCCCGGGGCTggtccagagcactgagccaggtgcagccccagagCACGGCCCTGGATGGCCCCGACCAGACCAAACAGCAGCAGAGCAAACCGCACGGTCCCGGGGGCTCCGGTCCCTCGCCACGGCCACGCGGGCCACAGGAGCCTCCCCGACACCGGCCGGCCCGAGGCCAGAGTCCAGCCGGCCCGCCCAGGAGACGGGCCCAGGACGGGCTCGCGGTGCCGTCAGCCCAGCCCGCCAGACAGCCGAGACCCCGAGTCCCTCTCCCAAGTCCGAGCCCCAGGAAGGGcgagaggggaggggctggctgggggtCCCGAGGCCGTTTCTGGGGAACCTCAGGCCGGGGCTTAGCAGCCACCGAAGCCTCGGGCTCCGCAGACAGCCGGGGACCGTGTCCTCAGCGCGGCCAACGGCAGAGGCAGGTGTGGCAGTGCTCAGCCGGGGGCAGACGGGCGCCTGGCACCGCCCCAGGGCCCTCACCTGCAGCGGGATGACGATCATGAAGATCTTCTTGTCCTTGTCGGAGAGGATGTGCTTGATGAAGGCCCAGCCCGTGCCGATGAGCGCGATGGTGATGAAGAGCAGCGCCCCCTTGAGGCTGGAGGAGACAACACAGGGCCCGCTGTCTCCCACCCGCaccccgcgccccaccccccagcccgggGCTCCTGCCCAGGTACTCACAGGTGCGTGATGTAGTAGACGACGGCCCAGCCCTCGATGGGGAAGCCCTGGCAGGAGATGTAGTGGTAGTCGATCTGCGAGCAAACAGCGGCCGGTCAGCGGGCGGGCAGGGCCCGCAAGCCCAGGCGGGACGGCGCCTGCGCAGAGCCCCGGCTCCGCCAAGGGGGGCCCTGAAACTCTCAAACCAAAAGGGTGGCCAAGgagaggcccagggctggagacacagcacaggggggagggcatctgccttgcacgcggccaacccgggttcgattaccatatccatatggtcccccgagcactgccaggagtaattcctgagtgcatgagccaggagtaacccctgcgcatcatcgggtgcgacccaaaaagaaaaaaaaaaaaaaacaccaaacaagGAGAGGCCCAGAACAGCCCCCGTGAAGGGGCCGGCACGGGGCTGCCCTGCCCCGCACGCCTCACTGTCCACTCTCGGGAAGCCCCcacacaggggccaggagggggtgggggggaggaggctgagAACTGCCCCCACCACCACGCCCCCCGCTGGGCGGGGCCCAACAGAGGCCAAGGAGGGAGCACTGTGTCCCACGGACACTCGGCCACAGGCCCTGCGGATGGACCAGACCCACAGCGACCCCACGACACTCTTCGGAAAACTGTGACAGGCACCTTGGCACCCccgaggcaggcaggcaggcaggcaggcaggggaagTTTCTGCCGTGTGGCCCCGGCTGACACGCAGGCGAGCGCACAGCCCCCTGTGACTCTCGGGGGCCCGAGCCCACGGCAGCGCGGCTGGGCTGCTCCCGAGCCGTCGGAGCAGTTTCCCTCACGAGAGAAGTTCTCAGCGACCCTCACGCCGGCGAGAACACTGGCCCCCGGGGACGCGGGGAGGGAGGTCGAGGGGACGATCGAGCAGGCcctgccctgagctcagccagcgagaggagggggcgggggagacagcccggcggggaggggtctgccttgcacgcggccggcccaggttcagttCTCCTCGTCCCAGAAGGCCCTGGGCTCTCCGGGAGCGACTCCAGGGTGCAGAGCCGGAGGAAGTCccgagcatcgcggggtgtgaccccaagtcaggaagaaaagagagaaggagccCAAGGGCTTGGAAAAGGGTCCAGAGAAGCTGGGGTCTGAGTGCGGTGGGGAGGCGAGGGTGCAGCTGCCCTTCCCGCCCCCTCGCGGGCTGGTGCCGCCACGTACCGCGTGGAACACCAGGGAGAGAGACTTGGTGAAGGGCAGGGCCGCCATCAGCCAGTGGATCTTGAACACCTCGTTCCTGCGGAAGCAGAGGGCTGCGTCAGGGCCGGGGGCCGAGCGGGCTCGAGTCCCGGCTCCACCCGGGGCGAGGGGCCTCGTGGGCGCTGACCACAGGAACGAGACGCGAGGCCTGGTGGGAGGAGACACCGGGACCAGCGGgaggggcccgggccggggccagAGCAGGCAGGGCCCGTGAGAGAGGGCCGGGGAGCCCACAGCAGTGCTCCCCCGAGAGTGCTCGCCGGGGCTGGAGACAGTCTGCTTGCTTCCGAAAGCAGAGACGTGACGGACACAAACAGGTGGCCCGGCCCGCCCCGAGACGCCCCCGACAGACCAGGAGAGCACCCGGGGCCCGGGCCCGCTCGGAGGGTGCTCGGAGCAAGGCCTTACCGCCGCTTGCGGAGGATGTGGACCCAGACGGCCccggagaggaggaagaagagggccATGGAGACGTACAGCTTCGGGAGCGGGATCTCGCCGGCGGACAGGAAGCTGTCAGGGTTCTTCTCTCTGATGTTGATCTGAAACCGACACGAAATTCCTGCCCCCGTTAGCCGGGGCCCCGGGCCCTTCCCTGGAGCCGGCTGCGGGGCAGGGAGGAGCGTCCCGGACACGTCCCCGGCCcacgcgccgcccgccccgcccggcacTCACGTCCAGACTGAAGGAGAGCTTCCTGCCGCCCGGCTTCGCGCTCCCGATGCAGTTGTGGAAATAAAGGCTGTACAGGCCTTCCTGGGCGTCGTCGGTGACGTTGAAGTAAAACTGAaagtgaaaaagaacaaaatccaaGGGCCCGCAGACCCTCCCCTCTGCTCGGTTTTGCAACCTCCAGAAGAAACCAGGTCGGAAGACGCCGGACTATGGGCCAAATCCGCCCCAGTGGGTCCTTCGCTTTGGCTccttgtttcagggccacacccgtgggtcactcctggtgggcctgggaggCCCCGAGAGGTCCAGGGGACCGACCCCCCTACGGCCGCGAGCtaagcaaacaccttccctgatGTGCCACTGCGCCGGGCAAGTGGCTCTCAGCAGACGCTCTAATACTCCAGCGTCCCCCAAACCTGCGCAGTTCTCAGCGAGAGAAGAGCTGATTCAGCTGCGACACCATTAGGCCCCCGCCCCACACtctgcactgagcactgctaggcctGCTGCCCACGCCGCCGTATAACACGGCAGCTGATGACACTCCGTGTGTACACACTGCAGCTGATAGCTCCTCCATTTGTACACACTGCAGCTGACAGGGTCTTATGTGAACAGACACTAGCTGACGGGCCCCCGTGTGTACATACTACAGCTGACGGGGCCCTGTGTGTACACACTGCAGCTGATAGGCCCCCGTGTGTACACACTGCAGCTGACGGGGCCCCCGTGTGTACACACTGCGGCTGATAGGCCCCCGTGTGTACACACTGCAGCTGATGGCCCCCCCATGTACACACTGCAGCTGACACCCCCCATGTGTACACACTGCAGCTGACAGCTCGTCCGTGTGTACACACTGCAGCTGATGGGCCCCCATGTGTACACACTGCAGCTGACAGCTCGTCCGTGTGTACACACTGCAGCTGACGGCCCCCCCATGTACACACCGCAGCTGACAGGCCCCCCACGTGTAGAGACTCCACAGCTGATAGGCCTCCCTGTGTGTGCAGACCCCACAGCTCAGGGCCCCCACGTGTACAGGGCCCCCACATGTACAGACCCCGTAGCTGACGGGCCTGCTGCCCCATCTGGAGGCTCTGTACAGACCCGGACGGAGTTACCTAGTCCTAATGGCAACTCCTGTGTGCTCCCGAAGATGAGGGGAGGTTCACGGGCTACTGAAGAGGCcaagggcctggggggggggggcggctgtaGGCTCTGAGGCCGGCTtccagccccgcgcccccaggAACGCTAACAGGTGCCCGTAAGGACGTCTGCAACGCTGGGCCACATTCCCGTCCCCAGGATTCACATGAAGCTCAACACAAAGGGAAACACAAACACGTGTTCTATGTGTTTATAACGTGCGTGGATCAGACTCCAGACTGGCCTCTGGTCAACTCTAGAGAAGTTCTGCAAGGGACCTGCTTGGGTAACGCTCGGCCCGGGAAGGTCACCTCCTCCGAGAGCGGGGCGGGAGCGAGCCGCCAACACGCCCCAGGAGCGGCTCCTGTGCAGGAGGGCGCGAGGCTGCCGCGGTTTCTGGGTGGCAgcccggggggggagggggtgaccaAGGCGTTTATTCCCAATCATCTGCACTCAACAGGACTGCAGCCCCTCCTGCATGGACACAATGAAAAAGGCGGGAAAGGAAACCTGGACAAAACGGAAATACACAATTCGAAAGGACaaaggggctggggccagggcacAGTGGGTCAAGCGTCACGGCACACCCGGGTGTGATCTCTGGCAGCCCAGTGGTCCCCGAGCacgccaggaaagatccctgagcacagagccaggagtgaaccctgagcacactgggtgcgGTCACAacgcccccccccaataaaaagactGCCCAACTGGGGGCTGAAACACGGTGTCCCTGAGTGACTGTCTGAAAGGGGCCTAGCGGCCGGAGAGCTGGCACATACAGAAGGCACTTGGCACCACATACCACCCTGAGCCCCGTCAAGAGTGGCccaaaatcggggctggagtgatagcacagcgggtagggcgtttgccttgcacgcggccgacccgggttcgaatcccagcatcccatatggtcccctgagcaccgccagaagtaattcctgagtgcagagccaggagtaacccctgtgcattgccgggtgtgaccaaaaagcaaaaaaaaaaaaaaaaagagtggcccAAAGTCGGCAATGGTAATAAGGCAGCGCCCACCGACACCCCCGACGGAAGGGGTGGGACCAGTCGGCAGCCGGAGCTGGGGGGCAGCAGCCCagtccctggccctggcccacacctggctcccTCCCTCACTGGGGACCTCACACACGGGAAACCCAACCGATCAAAGCCTGCCCCTCCGGCGGAAGCGCGGGCACAGGGGACCGAGTCTCGGGGCCGAGCCGGGGgcaagggcagggaggaggccccGTGGGGAAGGGGACACCTGCGCCAGGACGCGGCAGGCGGCTTCCGGGGGACGAGCTCCGGCCCGTCTGCAGAGGCCGCCCAGGGAGGGACGGCGCCGAGGACACAGCCAACAGCCTCAGTGCCCCCGGGACTGCGCACACGGGAGGGAGCGGGACGGGGCGGGGCACCGGGAGGGACATGGTCCTGGGgtcgccctgagcaccaccggcgaCTCTCCGCGAGAATGAGCCGTGATTAACCACAGCGAGGCAGACGGCACGATCAAGACGACCACTGGCGCCTCGCCCAGGGGCTCTGCTCCTGCATCCTAGGCCTCAAGGGGGTCGGGGGCCACGGGGGGGACCCGGGAAgaggcgggcgggaggggccggagccttgcatgtggccgccccACGCTTAACCCTGGCACCAGGCGTGCCCCCTCCCCTCAAAGAAAACCCCAACCAGATCCGGGTCGTTCCTTGTTTGTTCTCGGTCTGTTGTGTGTTTTGTGgggcggggtcacacccagcagtgctcagaggccgctcctggctctctgcaacCCGGCCAGTGCTCCGAGTACTCTCTACGGGAATGAACCAGGGTCGCAACTGCGGTGCCACTCCTGACCCGCGGgcgactctgggctcagtgctcaggctcagcTCCAGGGCCCTGGCTCCGGCCCCATCACCTATGTCAGAACCTCCTGACCTGACGGTGGAGCACGGGCCCGTCTCAGCAGGCTGTGGGGGCGACAGCCGCTGTCCCCAAGGGCCCGACAAACCGCCTGCCCAGAGACCCACCCCCGACCCTGTGGCTCGCGGGAGCCCGTCTGCGAGACACACCTGGAACGACAGCGCCCCGGCACTGCTGAAGACAGGAAACTCGTCCACGGCCTGAAAGACAGGAGCACTGCGTCAGGAGCCACGGCGGACACAGACCTCCTCCCTACCCCAAACCCCACGTTGtttcgggggtcacacccggcgatgctcgcggctactcccagccctgcactcaggaatccctcctggcaggctccgtgggccctctggggtgccgggatggGCGCGGGCCAGTGCCGGGCACACGCCTCCTCTCTGCCCCGAGCCCCGGAGTCTTAAACCTAAATCCCAACCGATCCTCGGCAGCTCGGGCGAAGGAGACCCGCCAGCCTTCCCTTCTGGTGAGCTTGGGGCCCCACCGGCAgggctccgggctcactcctgggccgCCCCTCCGTGTACCTGCTCCCCCCTCACACCACTCTGCAACCGTCGCCCTGTCGATGCCATGGGCCCCACCGCCCAGTGGGCACCGGAGCTGCTGCACGAGGGAACACGGGCGTGCGGGCTGCAGACGGACGCGCGCACACGTTCGGCGACACGCGCGCGTGACC
The nucleotide sequence above comes from Sorex araneus isolate mSorAra2 chromosome 1, mSorAra2.pri, whole genome shotgun sequence. Encoded proteins:
- the GPR107 gene encoding protein GPR107 gives rise to the protein MAAWAPVGPSGSRRCRPAAGPPLLPLLALLQLLAEPGLGRVHHLVLQDDVRHKVHLNTFGFFKEGSMVVNVSSIRVSGPGATATSDSEEVGFSLDRTKNDGFSSYLDEDICPLRKAMISDTRLILDFPRSVVTVKSPRAENLLPKVVVSRDARVLGRSQGPAAGNQTDGVPGSKESKRSTEDTEAVDEFPVFSSAGALSFQFYFNVTDDAQEGLYSLYFHNCIGSAKPGGRKLSFSLDINIREKNPDSFLSAGEIPLPKLYVSMALFFLLSGAVWVHILRKRRNEVFKIHWLMAALPFTKSLSLVFHAIDYHYISCQGFPIEGWAVVYYITHLLKGALLFITIALIGTGWAFIKHILSDKDKKIFMIVIPLQVLANVAYIIIESTEEGTTEYGLWKDSLFLVDLLCCGAILFPVVWSIRHLQEASATDGKAAINLAKLKLFRHYYVLIVCYIYFTRIIAFLLRLAVPFQWKWLYQLLDETATLVFFVLTGYKFRPASDNPYLQLSQEDDDLEMDSVVTTSGVMESMKKVRKVTNGALEPQGDWEGSA